The sequence below is a genomic window from Acidimicrobiales bacterium.
AAGTCGTGCATCTGGTCCCCGTCCCCGAAGTACAGGGCCAGCAGCCGGGTGGACGCCCCGGTCTCGACCAGTCGCGAGTCGGTGCGCACCCGGGCGTACCAGCCGCCGAGGGCCACGATCAGCGAGCGGAGGGCGGCGTCGCGACCCAGCCGGCTGGCCTGGTACCCGATCTGCCACGCCCGCGGGCCGAGCGCCTGGATGCCGGCGTAGTCCAGGTTGGCGCCCTCTTCGAGGTCCAGCTCGACGACGGGGAGGACGAGGGTGAGCTCATCGGAGGACAGCACCTCCTCGACGACCGAGGCCTGGGCGTTCGCTCCGCAGCGCACGACCGTGCGCGCCGCCCGTACCACCCCCGAGCCCGAGAAGCGGTGGCTGACCACGACGGGAGCGGTGAGGACCGATCCCCGGGCCACCTCGATCAGCACGCCGTCGGCCGTGAGAGCCGTGGACAGGTCGACGAAGGGGTCGGCGCTGCCGGCCACCGCCCCGAGCCGGGGCCGGTCGGCGGGCGGACGGTCGGGGGCGGCCGGGTCACCGGGCAGCTCCCGCAGCGGGGTGACGGTGAGGCCGGCGGCGGCGGGGCCCGACAGGTCCACGGCGGTGACGACACCGTTCTCGACGAGCACCGTGGCCGCCCGGTCGGAGAGCACCGCGGCGGGCCCGGGAGGCACGGCGCCGGCCGATCCCGGGCCCGCACCTCCCTCGACGGAGAAACGGGCCAGGTCCAGGTCGTCGATCCGGGAGTAGCGCCAGACCTCCTCGGCCTCGGTCGGCAGCTCGGCGGACGAGAACCGCGCCAGGGCCTCCCGGCGGGTGGCCCGGAGCCACTCGGGTCCGCCCAGCTGCTCGACGGCCTCGGCCGATATCTCGGTCAGTACCCACCTCCAGGATGCGCCC
It includes:
- the sufD gene encoding Fe-S cluster assembly protein SufD, giving the protein MREGAVGAPFSRPGATLTGSAWGASWRWVLTEISAEAVEQLGGPEWLRATRREALARFSSAELPTEAEEVWRYSRIDDLDLARFSVEGGAGPGSAGAVPPGPAAVLSDRAATVLVENGVVTAVDLSGPAAAGLTVTPLRELPGDPAAPDRPPADRPRLGAVAGSADPFVDLSTALTADGVLIEVARGSVLTAPVVVSHRFSGSGVVRAARTVVRCGANAQASVVEEVLSSDELTLVLPVVELDLEEGANLDYAGIQALGPRAWQIGYQASRLGRDAALRSLIVALGGWYARVRTDSRLVETGASTRLLALYFGDGDQMHDFRTLQEHAAPKTTSDLLFKGAVRDTAHGVYSGLIRVRPGAAGTNAFQTNRNLVLSEGATAWSVPNLEIEDNDVRCSHASAVGPVDEEQQYYLESRGVPPDAARQLIVLGFFQDLLRMAPAPGMHEAVRELVAAKLEGRDGT